The Xanthomonas sp. DAR 34887 genome has a segment encoding these proteins:
- a CDS encoding alginate lyase family protein, with the protein MSFAGLRAGLAIAILVLLPCMPAAAMQRLWPTDQQWHQLGTESGATTAQLRLADAALHDTAHPIEVLSTAGRLKGDPVKAGTEASLGDMRKIQALAVAYALTGKERYATKAGDYLGRWAAVNRPTGQPIDETGLEPAIFAYRIVRKALPTGTRDAVDDWMRRIARAEIASRDTKRKTATNNWHSHRLKTVGLIGIALDDDGLIAYARDGFKRQIGDNLRPDGQSIDFIERDALSYHVYDLRPLVTLALAFSERGEDLYHWQARNGASLARSVQWLLPYLCGEKTHAEFVGSDVAFDKARSRNGEAGHVIGSAYVPRDALPLLTLTAAYDPESARLATRLGGTTADLRLALSLLPARPLSSAM; encoded by the coding sequence ATGTCTTTCGCCGGTTTGCGGGCAGGCCTAGCCATCGCCATCCTTGTACTGCTCCCGTGTATGCCGGCCGCCGCAATGCAGCGCCTTTGGCCAACCGACCAACAATGGCATCAACTAGGGACCGAGAGCGGCGCGACTACCGCACAATTGCGTCTGGCCGACGCGGCGCTGCATGACACCGCGCATCCCATCGAAGTGCTGAGCACCGCCGGCCGATTGAAAGGCGATCCAGTCAAGGCAGGCACCGAAGCGAGCCTGGGCGACATGCGCAAGATCCAGGCACTAGCCGTGGCCTATGCCCTGACCGGCAAGGAGCGCTATGCGACGAAAGCCGGCGACTATCTCGGCCGCTGGGCCGCCGTGAATCGGCCCACCGGTCAACCCATCGACGAGACCGGCCTGGAGCCGGCGATCTTTGCCTACCGCATCGTCAGGAAGGCACTGCCGACCGGGACACGCGATGCCGTCGACGACTGGATGCGGCGCATTGCGCGCGCCGAGATCGCGTCGCGCGATACCAAGCGCAAGACCGCCACCAACAACTGGCATAGCCATCGCTTGAAGACCGTCGGCCTGATCGGTATCGCACTGGACGACGACGGCCTGATCGCCTATGCCAGGGATGGATTCAAGCGACAGATCGGCGACAACCTGCGCCCGGACGGCCAGAGCATCGACTTCATCGAACGCGATGCGCTGTCCTACCATGTCTATGACCTGCGCCCGCTGGTGACACTCGCCTTGGCCTTTTCCGAGCGTGGCGAAGACCTGTATCACTGGCAGGCGCGCAACGGCGCCTCGCTCGCGCGCAGCGTGCAATGGCTGCTGCCCTACCTCTGCGGCGAAAAGACCCATGCCGAATTCGTCGGCAGCGATGTCGCTTTCGACAAGGCCCGCTCGCGCAATGGCGAAGCGGGTCATGTGATCGGCAGCGCCTACGTCCCGCGCGATGCTTTGCCGTTGCTGACGTTGACGGCCGCCTACGATCCCGAGAGCGCGCGCCTGGCGACACGGCTCGGTGGCACTACGGCGGACCTGCGCCTGGCCTTGAGCTTGCTGCCGGCGCGGCCGCTGTCCAGCGCCATGTAG